The sequence below is a genomic window from Curtobacterium sp. MCPF17_002.
GGACTCTGGACGGTCCTCGAGTCCCTGTCCGTGGGGACGACGGCCTCGACGATCCGCACGGTCGTCGAGCAGCAGTACACCGACCTGTCGAACCCGGCGGCGCTGTCGTCGGCCGTGCTCGTGCGGGCGGTGGTGCTCGTCGTGGTGTTCGTGCTCGTCGCCTGGTGGTCGCTCCGTCGGCTCCGGTCGCGGCGCTGGACGTTCTGGGTCCCGCTCGTCGGCGGGATCGCGGCGACCGTGCTCGGCATGGTCCCCGTGATGGTCGTCCTCTTCCAGGACCCGCACTTCGCCGCGTACCTGCAGCGGATGGCCGGCGGCTAACCGAGGACGCTGCGCATCCGCTCGAGCACGCGGTCCAGGTGCTCGCTCAGTGGTGCGCTCCTGTGGTCGGAGTCGTCGGAGTCGTCGGCGATCCAGGCCTCGAGCGCGGTCTGGAACCACTCCACGCTCAGGCCGCCGAGCACCCGTGCGGTCAGCGGGTCCTGCCCCCGGTCGCGGAAGCCCTGATCGATCGCATCGCGGAGGTCCGCCTGCTTCTTGAGGTCCCGCTCCAGAAGTGCGGGTTCGGCGACGATGACCCGCCGGGCCGCACGGAGTCGGTCACGGTGCGGTTCGAAGCGTTCGGCGGCGAGGGTCCGGAGGCCGTTCGACACGAGCGTCAGCGGCGGGACCCCGGCGGGCGTGGCCGCGAGGATGTGCCGCGCGATCGCAGGGATCTCGTCGTCGCCGAAGAACACCTCGCGCTTGTCGCTGAAGTGCCGGAAGAACGTCCGCTTCGTGAGGCCGGCGCGGGCGACGACGTCATCCACGGTGGTCGCACCGAACCCCTGCTCGTCGAAGAGCTCGAGCGCAGCGCTCCGCAGTCGTTCCCGGGTGTCGGGCGCCCATCTCGCCATGGCTCCAGCATAAGTGATGACACCGGGTGTCGTCACGCGCTACGGTGAAGACACTCCGTGTCATCACCTCCGCAGAAGGGCACATCCGTGTCACAGCACTCCGCCGCCGTCCTCCGCGCGTCCCGGGCCCCGCTCGTCGTCGAGTCCGTGCCCACACCGACACCACGTGCCGACGAAGTCGCCGTCCGCGTCCGTGCCGTCGCCGTCAACCCGGTCGACTGGGTTGTCCAGGGCACCGGCTCCGTGACCTACCGGTGGCTCCGGTACCCGGCCGTCCTCGGCTCCGACGTGGCGGGCGAGGTGGTCGCCGTCGGCTCGGACGTGACCCGGTTCCACGTCGGCGACCGCGTGTTCGGCCTGGCGACCGGCACCGACCGTGGTCGAGACGCGATGCGCGAAGGGGCGTTCCAGGAGTGCACGGTGCTGCTCGAACGGCTCACGGCACCCACGCCGAGCGGCCTGTCCGACAGCGAGGCCGCCGTGCTGCCCCTCGGCGCCTCCACCGCGGCCTGCGCGCTCTTCCAGCCCGCGCACCTCGGACTGACGACGCCCGGCAGGGACCAGGCGCTGCCGGCGGACGGCCGCGGCGTGGTCGTGGTCTGGGGCGGATCGACGAGCGTCGGCATGAACGCCGTGCAGCTCGCGCGTGCGGCAGGCTACGACGTGGTCAGCACCGCGTCGCCCCGCAACGCCGACCTGGTCCGGTCGCTCGGGGCCGAGGTCGTGGTCGACCACCACGACGAGCACGCCGTCGACCACCTGGTCGCGGGCATCGCCGGACGTCGGGTCGTCGGCGCCGTCGCGCTCGGGACGACGTCTGCCCGGTCCTGCATCGAGGTGCTGCGGCGAACGGGCGGCACGGTCCTCGCGCTGGCGAGCACCCCGGTCTCGCTCGACGGTCTCGCCGGACGCCGACGACTCTTCCCCGCGATGCTCCCCGTCTTCGGCCGCATCGGCCTCACCATGGCCGGGCTGATGACCCGTGCCCGCCGGAGCGGCATCCGGGCAGCCTTCGTGTGGGGGAGCAGCCTCCGCGACGACGAGGTCGGTCGCCGGCTCTGGGCGGAGGTCCTGCCCCGCGGGCTCGCCGACGGCACGCTCCGGGCCGTGCCGGAACCGCTGCACGTCGGCTCGGGTCTCGGTGCGGTGCAGGGAGCGCTCGACCGGCAGCGCGCCGGGGTCTCGGCGCAGAAGGTCGTCGTGACCCTCTAGGAAGCGGTCGTCGTGCCGACCTCGGACGCGAGGAACGCGGCCACGGCACCGTGCAGGGCCGCGAGGTCGTCGACGTGCACGAGCTCGCGGATCGAGTGCATCGACAGCAGCCCGACGCCGATGTCGATCGTCGGGATGCCGAGCCGGGTCGCCGCGATGGGTCCGATCGTCGAGCCGCCCGGGATCGTGTTCACGTTCACGAACGGCTGCCACGGCACGCCCGCGGTCTCGCACGCCGCGGCCCACACCGCCTCGCCCTTCGCCTCGGTCATGTAGCGCTGGTTGGCGCTGATCTTGAGGAGCGGGCCGCCTCCGGGGCGCGGACGGTTCGTCGGGTCGTGCTTCTCGGGCTGGTTCGGGTGCACCAGGTGGCCGGCGTCGCTCGACAGCAGCCACGAGGCGCGGAACGCGCGCGCGGCATCGGAGCGGGTGGCGCCGAGGCACTCCTGCACGCGGCCGAGCACGTCCTCGAGGAACGGCCCACCCGCACCGGACGGCGTCGACGAACCGATCTCCTCGTGGTCGAAGGCCGCGAACACCGGGATGTGGTCGGCGTCCGCCGGCGCGTCGACGATCCCGCGGAGACCGGCGTGCACGCTCGTCAGGTTGTCCATTCGGCCCGACGCCAGGAACTCGCGGTCGATGCCGATCCGGACCGGCGCCTGCGTGTCCGCGAGGAACAGATCCCACGACACCGCACCCTCGCCGAGCCGGGCGAGCAGCCATTCCACAACGGAGGTCCCACCGGCATCGCCGTCGACGCCGACGATCGGCAGGGTGTGCCGCTGCCGGTCGATCTCCTTGCCGTCGTTGACGCCGCGGTCGAGGTGGATCGCCAGGTTCGGGATCCGGGCGACGGCGTCCGTCGAGACCAGGCGGACGGTGCCGTCGGCGTCGACGACCCGGCCGGCGATCCGGAGGTCGCGGTCGAACCACGTCGACAGGAGTGCGCCGCCGTAGACCTCGACGTTCAGCTGCTCCCAGCCGCCGGTCCGGACGCCCGGGTTCGGCTTGATCCGGAAACCGGGGGAGTCGGTGTGCGCGCCGAGGATGCGGAACGGGGTCGTCGGCGTCGCACCGTCCGGCAGTCGCCACGCGATGACCGCCCCGTCACGGACGACGACGTAGGCACCCGCCTCGGTGGGCCAGGCGTCGAGCTCGGAGAGCTCGGTGAACGCCGCGGCGACGAGCCGGTCCCGGGAGGCCGCGGCCGCGTGGAACGCGGTGGGGGACTCGGTGACGAACTGGGCGAACTCGGAGGCGATGGCGTCGACGGTCACGCGTCCATCGTGGCACGGAGCGCGTCCGTGGGACGCGCCCCGTGCCTCCAGGCTGTGGACCGGAGTCAGCCCTGGGTGTGACCGGCCGAGCCGAGCACCTTCGCTGCCTCGCCGACGCGAGCCGCCATGGCGGACTCGGCGACCTTGCCCCAGGCGCGGGGGTCGTACTGCTTCTTGTTGCCGACCTCGCCGTCGATCTTCAGCACGCCCTCGTAGTTCCGGAACATCGAGTCGGCGATCGAGCGCGTGAACGCGTACTGCGTGTCCGTGTCGATGTTCATCTTGATGACGCCGTTGCGGACGGCCTCGTGGATCTCGGAGTCGGTCGAACCGGAGCCACCGTGGAAGACGAGGTCGAGCGGGTTCTCGCCGGTGCCGTGCTTCGCGGCGACCGCGGCCTGGATCTCGCCGAGGAGCTCGGGGCGCAGCTTGACGTTGCCGGGCTTGTAGACGCCGTGCACGTTGCCGAACGTGAGTGCGGCGATCCAGCGGCCCTGGTCACCGAGGCCGAGCGCGTCGACGACCTTCTCGACGTCGTTCGGGGTCGTGTAGAGCGCGTCGTTGGTGCCCTCGTGCTCGACACCGTCCTCTTCGCCGCCGACCACGCCGATCTCGACTTCGAGGATCGCGTTGATGTTCCGCGTCTTCGCGATCATCGTCTTGGCGATCTCGATGTTCTCGTCGAGCGGCACGGCCGAACCGTCCCACATGTGCGACTGGAAGATCGGGTTGCGACCGGCGCGGACCTCTTCCTCGCTCGCCGCGATGAGCGGCAGGACGAAGCCGTCGAGGGCGTCCTTCGGGCAGTGGTCGGTGTGCAGCGCGACGGTGATGTCGTAGTTCTTCGCGACCTCGTGCGCGAACTTCGCCATCGCGAGGGCGCCCGCGGCGCGGTTCTTCACGGTCTGGCCGGCGAAGTAGTCGGCACCACCCGTGGTGACCTGGAGGATCCCGTCCGACCCGGCCTCGGCGAGGCCCTGGAGGACCGCGTTGATCGTCTGGGACGAGGACACGTTCACGGCGGGGTACGCGAACTTGCCGGCCTTCGCTCGTTCGATCATCTCGGCGTACTGTTCCGGCGTTGCGATGGGCACTGTGATCTCCTTCGACGTGGTGGTGTCCGCTCCGATCGTAGTCAGACGCACTGGAGGCGGGGTGCGCGTGACGAGCGTCCGTTCCGCGGGGCAGCGCACATCCGTTCACGGGCATCCGGTCCGGACGGCCGTTCGGCCGCCGGTCGGTAGGCTGGCGGTCGTGACCCCCACCACGGAAACCGGCTCCCTGTTCCTCCAGCCCGACCGCAACCTCGCGCTCGAACTCGTGCGCGCGACCGAGGCCGCCGCGATCCGTGCGCAGCCGTGGGTCGGCCGGGGTGAGAAGAACCTCGCGGACGGTGCAGCCGTCGACGCGATGCGGAAGTTCCTCGGCACCGTGAACTTCGACGGCGTGGTCGTCATCGGCGAGGGCGAGAAGGACAACGCCCCGATGCTCTACAACGGTGAGCACGTCGGCAACGGGCACGGTCCCGCCTGCGACATCGCGGTCGACCCGATCGACGGCACCTCGCTCACCGCCGCCGGCCGCCAGAACGCCATCTCCGTCATGGCGGTCTCGGACCGCGGCTCGATGTACGACCCGTCGGCCGTGTTCTACATGGACAAGATCGCCGCCGGACCCGAGGGGCGCGGGGTCCTCGACCTCGAGAAGCCGATCGGCGACAACATCCGTGCGCTGGCGACGGCGAAGGGCAAGGATCTCGAGGACATGGTCGTCGCCGTCCTCGACCGGCCCCGCCACGACGAACTCATCCGTGCGATCCGCGCCACCGGTGCGGGCACCCGTCTGCTGCTCGACGGCGACGTCGCCGGTGGCATCGCGGCGGCACTGCCCGGCTCGACGATCGACATTTGCGTCGGGGTCGGCGGGACGCCGGAGGGCATCATCACGGCGTGTGCGATCAAGGCGCTCGGCGGGGTGCTCCTCGGGAAGCTCCAGCCGAAGGACGACGAGGAGCGACAGAAGGCCATCGACGCCGGCCACGACCTCGACAAGGTGCTCGACCAGGACGACCTGGTCACGGGCGACAACACGTTCTTCGTCGCCACGGGTGTCACCGACGGCGTGCTCGTGGACGGCGTCCGGCGTTCGCGCGGCGTCATCCACACCGACTCGCTCGTGCTCCGGTCGCGCTCGAACACGATCCGCCGCATCCAGGCGGACCACCGCGCCGAGAAGTGGTTCTGATCCGCACGGTCTGACGCCTCTGCGGGGCGTTGCCGCGGCCGCCCCGTCCGGCCCCGTCCGGCCCCATCCGGCCGAGCGTCGCACCCCGGTACGAACAACGCGCCCCGTCATGACGGGGCGCGTTGTTCGTGGAGGGGTGCGACGCCGATCCAGTGTGGGGTTGCCGGGCGGGGGCTACTCCGCCTCGGTCGTGACGAGTTCGGGAGCGGTGAGCAGCCGCGGTTCGTCGTCGATCGTGCCCGGGGTGGCGACGACCTTCGACTCGTCGAGCAGCGAGAGCCGGCGGGCGCTCGGCAGCACCTGCCGCTCGAGCGACCCCACGAAGCGGTTGTAGTCGACGACGGACCCGCGGATCGAGCGCCCGAGCTTGTCGACGTGCCCGGCCATCGTGGACAGTCGCCCGTAGAGCTCCCGCGAGACCCGGAAGAGCTCGTGGGCCTCTTGCGAGACGACGTCCTGCTGCCACGAGAACGCGACGGTCTTCAGGACCGACCAGAGCGTCACGGGCGAGGCCAGTGCGATCCGCTTCCGGAACGCGTGGTCGAGGAGCCCCGGGTCGGCCGCCAGCGCGCTCGACACGAGCGACTCGGACGGGATGAACGCCACGGTCAGCTCCGGAGAGGCGTCGTACCCGGTCCAGTACTCGCGGGCTGCCAGGGCGTCCACGTGGGCGCGGAGTGCCTTGACGTGCTGGGCGATGAGGTGGTCGCGTCGCGCACCCTCGGCGCCGGTCGCGGTCGCGGGGATCTCGGCCGCCTGCAGGTAGGCGCTGAACGGCACCTTGGCGTCGACGGCGATGGTCTTGCCGCCGGGC
It includes:
- the fbaA gene encoding class II fructose-bisphosphate aldolase — translated: MPIATPEQYAEMIERAKAGKFAYPAVNVSSSQTINAVLQGLAEAGSDGILQVTTGGADYFAGQTVKNRAAGALAMAKFAHEVAKNYDITVALHTDHCPKDALDGFVLPLIAASEEEVRAGRNPIFQSHMWDGSAVPLDENIEIAKTMIAKTRNINAILEVEIGVVGGEEDGVEHEGTNDALYTTPNDVEKVVDALGLGDQGRWIAALTFGNVHGVYKPGNVKLRPELLGEIQAAVAAKHGTGENPLDLVFHGGSGSTDSEIHEAVRNGVIKMNIDTDTQYAFTRSIADSMFRNYEGVLKIDGEVGNKKQYDPRAWGKVAESAMAARVGEAAKVLGSAGHTQG
- a CDS encoding TetR/AcrR family transcriptional regulator; this encodes MARWAPDTRERLRSAALELFDEQGFGATTVDDVVARAGLTKRTFFRHFSDKREVFFGDDEIPAIARHILAATPAGVPPLTLVSNGLRTLAAERFEPHRDRLRAARRVIVAEPALLERDLKKQADLRDAIDQGFRDRGQDPLTARVLGGLSVEWFQTALEAWIADDSDDSDHRSAPLSEHLDRVLERMRSVLG
- a CDS encoding zinc-binding alcohol dehydrogenase family protein codes for the protein MSQHSAAVLRASRAPLVVESVPTPTPRADEVAVRVRAVAVNPVDWVVQGTGSVTYRWLRYPAVLGSDVAGEVVAVGSDVTRFHVGDRVFGLATGTDRGRDAMREGAFQECTVLLERLTAPTPSGLSDSEAAVLPLGASTAACALFQPAHLGLTTPGRDQALPADGRGVVVVWGGSTSVGMNAVQLARAAGYDVVSTASPRNADLVRSLGAEVVVDHHDEHAVDHLVAGIAGRRVVGAVALGTTSARSCIEVLRRTGGTVLALASTPVSLDGLAGRRRLFPAMLPVFGRIGLTMAGLMTRARRSGIRAAFVWGSSLRDDEVGRRLWAEVLPRGLADGTLRAVPEPLHVGSGLGAVQGALDRQRAGVSAQKVVVTL
- the glpX gene encoding class II fructose-bisphosphatase — encoded protein: MTPTTETGSLFLQPDRNLALELVRATEAAAIRAQPWVGRGEKNLADGAAVDAMRKFLGTVNFDGVVVIGEGEKDNAPMLYNGEHVGNGHGPACDIAVDPIDGTSLTAAGRQNAISVMAVSDRGSMYDPSAVFYMDKIAAGPEGRGVLDLEKPIGDNIRALATAKGKDLEDMVVAVLDRPRHDELIRAIRATGAGTRLLLDGDVAGGIAAALPGSTIDICVGVGGTPEGIITACAIKALGGVLLGKLQPKDDEERQKAIDAGHDLDKVLDQDDLVTGDNTFFVATGVTDGVLVDGVRRSRGVIHTDSLVLRSRSNTIRRIQADHRAEKWF
- the rmuC gene encoding DNA recombination protein RmuC, with translation MQILALVIGLVIGIAVGAVVAWSLARSRAGVDAASARATAEALRGQLDAARHDAEERLDAQDAQYRRQVDSLERRSAELEHLVQRMHGADSTRNQNESKVLSALSPVAQTLDVMRAKIAELEQSRSEQYGALSAQLRSAAESEERLRATADTLASALSSNSTRGVWGETQLRNVVEAAGLLERVDFDVQSSVTTSVGVARPDMVVHLPGGKTIAVDAKVPFSAYLQAAEIPATATGAEGARRDHLIAQHVKALRAHVDALAAREYWTGYDASPELTVAFIPSESLVSSALAADPGLLDHAFRKRIALASPVTLWSVLKTVAFSWQQDVVSQEAHELFRVSRELYGRLSTMAGHVDKLGRSIRGSVVDYNRFVGSLERQVLPSARRLSLLDESKVVATPGTIDDEPRLLTAPELVTTEAE
- a CDS encoding M18 family aminopeptidase; translated protein: MTVDAIASEFAQFVTESPTAFHAAAASRDRLVAAAFTELSELDAWPTEAGAYVVVRDGAVIAWRLPDGATPTTPFRILGAHTDSPGFRIKPNPGVRTGGWEQLNVEVYGGALLSTWFDRDLRIAGRVVDADGTVRLVSTDAVARIPNLAIHLDRGVNDGKEIDRQRHTLPIVGVDGDAGGTSVVEWLLARLGEGAVSWDLFLADTQAPVRIGIDREFLASGRMDNLTSVHAGLRGIVDAPADADHIPVFAAFDHEEIGSSTPSGAGGPFLEDVLGRVQECLGATRSDAARAFRASWLLSSDAGHLVHPNQPEKHDPTNRPRPGGGPLLKISANQRYMTEAKGEAVWAAACETAGVPWQPFVNVNTIPGGSTIGPIAATRLGIPTIDIGVGLLSMHSIRELVHVDDLAALHGAVAAFLASEVGTTTAS